TTGCCGGTGCCTTTGAACTCCTCGAAGATGACGTCGTCCATCCGGCTGCCCGTGTCGACCAGGGCGGTCGCAATGATGGTCAGCGATCCGCCCTCTTCGATGTTCCGCGCCGCGCCGAAGAACCGCTTGGGCCGGTGCAGAGCGTTAGCGTCGATACCGCCCGAGAGCACCTTGCCCGAAGGCGGCTGCACCGAGTTGTAGGCGCGTGCCAGGCGGGTAATCGAGTCAAGCAGAATCACCACGTCCTTCTGGTGCTCGACCAGCCGCTTGGCTTTTTCGATCACCATCTCGGATACCTGCACGTGCCGCGTCGCCGGCTCATCGAAGGTGGACGAGACCACCTCGCCCTGAACGGAGCGCTCCATGTCGGTGACCTCTTCCGGTCGCTCGTCGATCAACAGGACGATCAGGATCGACTCCGGGTGGTTCTTGGCAATACCGTGAGCGATCGACTGCAGCAGCATCGTTTTGCCGGTCCTGGGGGCCGCGACGATCAGGGCTCGCTGCCCCTTGCCCATCGGCGTTACCAGGTCCAGAACTCGGGACGACATGTCGCCGGCCAGCTCGAGACCGATCCTCTCCAGCGGGTAGAGCGGCGTCAGATTGTCGAAGAAGATCTTGTTGCGCGAGATATCCGGGTGCTCGAAGTTGACCGCCTCGACCTTGATCAGGGCAAAGTAGCGCTCGCCTTCCTTGGGCTGGCGTACCTGACCGGAAACCGTGTCGCCCGTGCGTAGATCGAACCTGCGAATCTGGCTCGGGCTCACATAGATATCGTCGGGCCCGGGAAGATAGTTGTACTCGGGCG
This bacterium DNA region includes the following protein-coding sequences:
- a CDS encoding transcription termination factor Rho, with the protein product MRTLKEMKSAELTQIAVALNVDGATSLRKQALISKILQAHTEKSGLIFAEGVLECLPDGFGFLRAPEYNYLPGPDDIYVSPSQIRRFDLRTGDTVSGQVRQPKEGERYFALIKVEAVNFEHPDISRNKIFFDNLTPLYPLERIGLELAGDMSSRVLDLVTPMGKGQRALIVAAPRTGKTMLLQSIAHGIAKNHPESILIVLLIDERPEEVTDMERSVQGEVVSSTFDEPATRHVQVSEMVIEKAKRLVEHQKDVVILLDSITRLARAYNSVQPPSGKVLSGGIDANALHRPKRFFGAARNIEEGGSLTIIATALVDTGSRMDDVIFEEFKGTGNSEIHLDRKLIDKRVFPAVDINKSGTRKEELLMDEDELRRVWVLRKVLNPLSTVEAMELLRDKLAKTKVNKDFLDAMSGK